A stretch of Enterobacter cloacae complex sp. ECNIH7 DNA encodes these proteins:
- the cydD gene encoding heme ABC transporter permease/ATP-binding protein CydD, with amino-acid sequence MEKTRQQELTRWLKQQSVISRRWLTISRLLGFVSGLLIVAQAWLLARILNHMIMENIPREALLLPFIVLILIFILRAWVVWLRERVGFHAGQHIRYEIRRQVLDRLQEAGPAWIQGKPAGSWATLILEQIDDMHDYYARYLPQMALAVFVPLLIVIAIFPVNWMAALILMGTAPLIPLFMALVGMGAADANRRNFLALGRLSGHFLDRLRGMETLRIFGRGEAETENIRRASQDFRQRTMEVLRLAFLSSGVLEFFTSLSIALVAVYFGFSYLGALDFGHYGTAVTLSAGFLALILAPEFFQPLRDLGTFYHAKAQAVGAADSLKTFLETPLAHPERGDVTLNAKDPVTIEAQDFSILSPEGKVLAGPLNFTLPAGQRVVLVGTSGSGKSSLLNALSGFMAYTGSLRINKTELRNLDPDAWRKQLSWVGQNPQLPASTLRENVLLARPDAREDELQSVLDRAWVSEFLPLLSQGVDTVVGDQSAGLSVGQAQRVAVARALLNPCQLMLLDEPAASLDAHSEQRVMEALNAASRQQTTLMVTHQLEGIADWDQIWVMENGRIVEQGDYASLVAAQGPFAALLANRQEDI; translated from the coding sequence ATGGAAAAAACCCGTCAACAAGAGTTAACACGCTGGCTGAAACAGCAAAGCGTTATTTCCCGCCGCTGGCTTACGATTTCCCGTCTCCTGGGGTTCGTTAGCGGTCTGTTGATTGTTGCCCAGGCATGGCTGCTGGCCCGCATTCTTAATCACATGATCATGGAGAACATCCCGCGCGAAGCGCTGTTGCTGCCTTTTATTGTCCTGATCCTGATTTTTATCCTGCGCGCCTGGGTGGTGTGGCTGCGTGAGCGCGTCGGTTTTCACGCCGGACAGCACATCCGCTACGAGATCCGCCGTCAGGTGCTCGATCGCCTTCAGGAAGCGGGGCCCGCGTGGATCCAGGGTAAACCGGCCGGTAGCTGGGCGACGCTGATCCTTGAGCAGATTGACGATATGCACGACTACTATGCGCGCTATCTGCCGCAAATGGCCCTTGCCGTCTTCGTTCCGCTGCTGATTGTGATCGCCATCTTCCCGGTGAACTGGATGGCTGCGCTGATTCTGATGGGCACCGCCCCGCTGATCCCACTGTTTATGGCGCTGGTCGGTATGGGGGCAGCGGATGCCAACCGCCGTAACTTCCTGGCACTGGGTCGCCTGAGCGGCCATTTCCTCGATCGTCTGCGCGGCATGGAGACGTTACGCATTTTTGGCCGCGGTGAAGCGGAAACCGAAAATATTCGCCGGGCATCGCAGGACTTTCGTCAGCGCACCATGGAAGTATTACGCCTTGCCTTCTTATCCTCCGGCGTACTGGAATTCTTTACCTCGCTGTCGATTGCCCTCGTGGCGGTCTACTTTGGCTTCTCCTACCTTGGCGCGCTGGATTTCGGCCATTACGGCACGGCGGTGACCCTTTCTGCCGGCTTCCTGGCGCTGATCCTGGCCCCGGAATTTTTCCAGCCGCTCCGCGATCTGGGGACCTTCTATCACGCCAAAGCGCAGGCGGTTGGCGCAGCCGATAGCCTGAAAACGTTCCTTGAAACGCCGCTGGCTCACCCGGAGCGGGGTGACGTGACGCTGAATGCTAAAGACCCCGTGACCATCGAAGCACAGGACTTTTCCATTCTGTCACCGGAAGGCAAAGTGCTCGCGGGTCCGCTGAACTTTACCTTGCCTGCCGGACAACGGGTGGTGCTCGTCGGCACCAGCGGTTCCGGTAAAAGCTCGCTGCTGAATGCGCTATCCGGCTTTATGGCCTACACGGGTTCACTGCGGATCAACAAAACCGAACTGCGCAACCTCGATCCAGACGCCTGGCGTAAACAGCTCAGCTGGGTAGGACAAAACCCGCAGCTTCCAGCCTCTACGCTGCGTGAAAACGTTCTGCTGGCGCGCCCGGACGCGCGTGAAGATGAACTGCAATCGGTGCTCGACCGCGCCTGGGTAAGCGAGTTTCTGCCGCTGCTTTCGCAGGGGGTAGATACCGTGGTCGGCGATCAGTCCGCCGGGCTGTCGGTCGGACAGGCGCAGCGTGTGGCGGTTGCCCGCGCGTTGTTGAATCCTTGCCAACTGATGCTGCTGGATGAGCCCGCCGCCAGCCTGGACGCCCACAGCGAACAGCGCGTAATGGAGGCCCTGAACGCCGCCTCCCGGCAGCAAACCACCCTGATGGTCACCCATCAGCTGGAGGGGATTGCCGACTGGGACCAGATCTGGGTCATGGAGAACGGCCGTATTGTTGAGCAAGGCGATTACGCCTCTCTCGTTGCCGCGCAGGGACCGTTTGCCGCCCTGCTGGCGAACCGTCAGGAGGACATCTGA
- the cydC gene encoding heme ABC transporter ATP-binding protein/permease CydC codes for MRALLPYLALYKRHKWMLTLGIVLAIVTLLASIGLLTLSGWFLSASAVAGFAGLYSFNYMLPAAGVRGTAITRTAGRYFERLVSHDATFRVLQHLRIYTFSKLLPLSPAGLARFRQGELLNRVVADVDTLDHLYLRVISPIVGAFVVIVVVTLGLSVLDVSVALTLGGIMLLTLIILPPLFYRAGKSTGENLTRLRGDYRQQLTSWLQGQAELTIFGASKRYRARMESTELNWHEAQRRQSELTAFSQALMMLIGGVAVIAMLWLASGDVGGNSQPGPLIALFVFCALAAFEALAPVTGAFQHLGQVIASALRITQIAEQEPEVTFSAGQTAVPEQVALTLEDVTFAYDKQAQNALDGINFSVNAGQRMAILGRTGCGKSTLLQLLTRAWDPQRGHIRFNNTLLNDFSEQALRKTVSVVPQRVHLFSATLRDNLLLAAPEASDDALRAVLEQVGLQKLLEDDGLNSWLGEGGRQLSGGELRRLAIARALLHDAPLMLLDEPTEGLDATTESQILDLLANAMTGKTVLMVTHRLRGLASFDRIIVMDNGHIIEQGSHAELLAKQGRYYQFKQRL; via the coding sequence ATGCGTGCTCTGCTGCCTTATCTTGCGCTCTATAAACGCCACAAATGGATGCTGACGCTGGGGATTGTGCTGGCGATTGTCACGCTGCTCGCCAGCATTGGCCTGCTCACGCTTTCCGGCTGGTTCCTGTCGGCCTCGGCCGTCGCGGGCTTTGCCGGTTTATACAGCTTCAACTATATGCTCCCGGCTGCCGGTGTTCGCGGTACCGCTATCACGCGGACTGCCGGACGCTATTTCGAACGGCTGGTCAGCCACGACGCCACTTTCCGCGTGCTGCAGCACCTGCGCATCTACACCTTCAGCAAACTGCTGCCCCTCTCCCCTGCCGGGCTGGCGCGTTTTCGTCAGGGTGAGCTACTTAACCGTGTCGTTGCGGATGTCGACACGCTGGATCACCTTTACCTGCGCGTGATTTCCCCGATCGTTGGCGCGTTTGTGGTGATTGTGGTGGTCACGCTGGGGCTGTCTGTTCTGGATGTTTCCGTTGCGCTTACGCTGGGCGGGATCATGCTGCTGACGCTCATCATACTGCCGCCGCTGTTTTACCGCGCCGGGAAATCTACCGGGGAAAACCTGACGCGCCTGCGCGGGGACTACCGCCAGCAGCTCACCTCCTGGCTTCAGGGGCAGGCAGAGCTGACGATTTTTGGCGCCAGCAAGCGCTATCGCGCCCGGATGGAAAGTACGGAGCTTAACTGGCATGAGGCCCAGCGCCGCCAGTCGGAGCTGACGGCCTTCTCTCAGGCCCTGATGATGTTAATCGGCGGCGTGGCGGTGATTGCCATGCTGTGGCTGGCTTCCGGCGATGTCGGGGGGAATTCACAGCCGGGTCCTCTTATTGCCCTTTTCGTCTTCTGCGCGCTGGCGGCGTTTGAGGCGCTAGCCCCGGTAACGGGCGCCTTCCAGCATCTGGGCCAGGTGATCGCCTCTGCCCTGCGCATCACGCAGATTGCCGAGCAGGAGCCTGAAGTCACGTTCAGTGCCGGGCAGACCGCGGTACCAGAGCAGGTTGCGCTGACGCTTGAAGATGTCACCTTCGCCTATGACAAACAGGCGCAGAACGCGCTGGACGGTATCAACTTTTCTGTTAACGCAGGTCAGCGGATGGCGATCCTCGGCCGTACCGGCTGCGGTAAATCGACGCTGCTGCAGTTGCTGACCCGCGCCTGGGATCCGCAGCGCGGCCATATTCGTTTTAATAACACGTTGCTGAACGATTTCAGCGAGCAGGCCCTGCGCAAGACGGTGAGCGTCGTTCCGCAGCGCGTGCATCTGTTTAGCGCCACCCTGCGCGATAACCTGCTGCTGGCCGCGCCAGAGGCCTCTGATGATGCGCTTCGCGCCGTGCTGGAGCAGGTCGGGCTGCAAAAACTGCTTGAGGACGACGGGCTGAACAGCTGGCTGGGCGAAGGCGGCCGTCAGCTCTCCGGCGGTGAACTGCGCCGTCTGGCTATTGCGCGCGCGCTGCTGCACGATGCGCCGCTGATGCTGCTCGACGAACCCACCGAAGGGCTGGATGCCACAACCGAAAGCCAAATCCTTGATTTACTGGCGAATGCCATGACCGGCAAAACCGTGCTGATGGTCACACACCGCCTGCGCGGACTGGCGAGTTTTGATCGGATAATTGTGATGGACAACGGACACATTATTGAGCAAGGTAGTCACGCAGAGCTGTTGGCGAAACAGGGTCGCTACTACCAGTTTAAACAGCGTCTGTAG
- the aat gene encoding leucyl/phenylalanyl-tRNA--protein transferase, which translates to MRLVQLSRHNIAFPSPEGALREPNGLLALGGDLSPARLLMAYQRGIFPWFSPGDPILWWSPDPRAVLWPAQFHASRSMKRFHAKSPYRVTLNHAFGQVIEGCAEDRYEGTWITRDIITAYHQLHELGYAHSIEVWEGGALVGGMYGVAQGTLFCGESMFSRAVNASKTALLVFCEAFAQRGGRLIDCQVLNEHTASLGAVEIPRRQYIEQLDASRQEKLPRDFWVPRTLFMPNA; encoded by the coding sequence ATGCGCCTGGTCCAGCTTTCTCGTCATAACATCGCGTTCCCTTCTCCGGAAGGGGCGCTGCGTGAGCCCAACGGGCTGCTGGCCCTTGGAGGTGACCTCAGCCCCGCTCGGCTATTAATGGCGTACCAGCGCGGTATCTTCCCCTGGTTTTCCCCGGGCGATCCGATTTTATGGTGGTCCCCCGATCCGCGTGCCGTGCTGTGGCCAGCGCAGTTTCACGCGAGCCGCAGCATGAAGCGTTTCCATGCGAAATCACCCTACCGCGTCACCCTCAATCACGCCTTTGGTCAGGTCATTGAAGGCTGTGCCGAAGACCGCTATGAAGGGACATGGATAACCCGCGATATCATTACCGCCTACCACCAGCTCCATGAGCTTGGCTACGCCCACTCCATCGAGGTGTGGGAAGGCGGAGCACTCGTCGGCGGCATGTACGGCGTGGCGCAGGGGACGCTGTTTTGCGGCGAGTCGATGTTCTCTCGCGCGGTTAACGCCTCGAAAACCGCTCTGTTGGTCTTCTGCGAGGCGTTTGCCCAGCGCGGCGGACGCCTGATCGATTGTCAGGTGCTCAACGAGCACACGGCCTCCCTGGGGGCTGTTGAAATCCCGCGACGCCAGTACATCGAACAGCTGGATGCCAGCCGTCAGGAGAAGCTCCCGCGCGACTTCTGGGTACCGAGAACGCTCTTTATGCCCAATGCCTAA
- the infA gene encoding translation initiation factor IF-1 → MAKEDNIEMQGTVLDTLPNTMFRVELENGHVVTAHISGKMRKNYIRILTGDKVTVELTPYDLSKGRIVFRSR, encoded by the coding sequence ATGGCCAAAGAAGACAATATTGAAATGCAGGGTACCGTACTTGATACGTTGCCTAATACCATGTTTCGCGTAGAGCTGGAAAACGGTCACGTGGTAACTGCGCACATCTCCGGTAAAATGCGCAAAAACTACATCCGCATTTTGACGGGCGACAAAGTGACTGTTGAACTGACCCCGTACGACCTGAGCAAAGGCCGCATTGTCTTCCGTAGTCGCTAA
- the lrp gene encoding leucine-responsive transcriptional regulator Lrp has protein sequence MVDSKKRPGKDLDRIDRNILNELQKDGRISNVELSKRVGLSPTPCLERVRRLERQGFIQGYTALLNPHYLDASLLVFVEITLNRGAPDVFEQFNAAVQKLEEIQECHLVSGDFDYLLKTRVPDMSAYRKLLGETLLRLPGVNDTRTYVVMEEVKQSNRLVIKTR, from the coding sequence ATGGTAGATAGCAAGAAGCGCCCTGGCAAAGATCTCGACCGTATCGATCGTAACATTCTTAATGAATTGCAAAAGGATGGGCGTATTTCCAACGTCGAGCTTTCAAAACGTGTGGGACTTTCCCCGACGCCGTGCCTTGAGCGTGTGCGCCGACTCGAAAGACAGGGTTTCATTCAGGGCTATACTGCTCTGCTGAACCCGCATTATCTGGATGCCTCACTTCTGGTATTTGTTGAGATTACTCTGAATCGTGGTGCGCCGGATGTGTTTGAGCAATTTAACGCCGCTGTACAAAAACTTGAAGAAATTCAAGAGTGTCATCTGGTATCCGGTGATTTCGACTACCTGTTGAAAACCCGTGTACCTGATATGTCCGCCTACCGTAAGCTGCTGGGGGAAACCCTGCTGCGTCTGCCAGGCGTGAACGACACCCGTACGTATGTGGTGATGGAAGAGGTCAAACAGAGCAATCGTCTGGTTATTAAGACGCGCTAA
- the lolA gene encoding outer membrane lipoprotein chaperone LolA: MKKIAIACALLTSFVASSVWADAASDLKSRLDKVSSFHASFTQKVTDGSGNAVQEGQGDLWVKRPNLFNWHMTQPDESILVSDGKTLWFFNPFVEQATATWLKDATSNTPFMLIARNQSSDWQQYNIKQTGDEFVLTPKGSNGNLKQFTINVSTNGTINQFGAVEQDDQRSSYQLKSQQNGAVDASKFTFTPPQGVTVDDQRNK, translated from the coding sequence ATGAAAAAAATCGCCATCGCCTGTGCATTACTCACCAGTTTTGTCGCCAGTAGCGTCTGGGCTGATGCAGCCAGCGACCTTAAAAGCCGACTGGATAAAGTAAGCAGCTTCCACGCCAGCTTCACGCAAAAAGTGACGGACGGCAGCGGCAACGCGGTGCAGGAAGGTCAGGGAGATTTGTGGGTAAAACGCCCGAATCTGTTCAACTGGCACATGACCCAGCCGGATGAAAGCATCCTGGTCTCTGACGGTAAAACCTTATGGTTCTTCAACCCGTTCGTTGAGCAGGCAACGGCGACCTGGCTGAAAGATGCCACCAGCAATACGCCGTTTATGCTGATTGCCCGTAACCAGTCCAGCGACTGGCAGCAGTACAATATTAAACAGACGGGTGACGAGTTTGTCCTGACGCCGAAAGGCAGCAACGGCAACCTGAAGCAGTTCACCATTAACGTAAGCACCAACGGTACGATTAATCAGTTCGGCGCGGTTGAGCAGGACGATCAGCGCAGCAGCTACCAGCTCAAGTCTCAGCAGAACGGCGCCGTTGATGCATCGAAATTCACCTTTACCCCGCCGCAGGGCGTAACGGTGGACGACCAACGCAATAAGTAA
- the ftsK gene encoding DNA translocase FtsK codes for MSQEYTEDKEVTLSKLSSGRRLLEALLIVIALFAVWLMAALLSFNPSDPSWSQTAWHEPIHNLGGVPGAWLADTLFFIFGVMAYTLPVIIIGGCWFAWRHRQNDDYIDYFAVSLRLIGALALILTSCGLAAINADDIWYFASGGVIGSLLSSALQPMLHSSGGTLALLCIWAAGLTLFTGWSWVSIAEKIGSFILTILTFASNRTRRDDTWVDEDEYEDEEEDDAPVQRRESRRARILRGALARRQRVAEKFANPLGRKTDAALFSGKRMDEDEQVAYRAAGVAVDPDDVLFSGSRATPGDFDEYDPLLNGHSVTEPVAAAAAATTAAQAYAAPVDAVMPSAPVSPPESVIQQPQVDWQTAPGVHTPEPVIAPEPESYIPVQQEQWQQPYQPPQPAYEPQDYPHYEQPVAQPYQEYVPEPVEPVQPYVEPQPEPEIVEEVKPSRPPMYYFEEVEERRAREREQLAAWYQPVPEPVQEPVTKAPSVSVPPIDPTPAVAPVAESVKQATAAAAVAAPVFSLATGGTPRPQVKEGIGPQLPRPNRVRVPTRRELASYGIKLPSQRMAVEKAREPEYEDDADEMQQDELARQFAAQQNQRYGEEYQHDEPVLEDEEDAAEAELARQFAATQQQRYSGEQPAGANPFSLSDFEFSPMKDLVDDGPSEPLFTPSVMPEAEPVRQQPAPQAYAQPHQPVQQPYAQQHQPVQQPQQSQQPPQFQQPAPQPQESLIHPLLMRNGDSRPLQRPSTPLPSLDLLTPPPSEVEPVDTFALEQMARLVEARLADFRIKADVVNYSPGPVITRFELNLAPGVKAARISNLSRDLARSLSTVAVRVVEVIPGKPYVGLELPNKKRQTVYLREVLDNTKFRDNPSPLTVVLGKDIAGDPVVADLAKMPHLLVAGTTGSGKSVGVNAMILSMLYKAQPEDVRFIMIDPKMLELSVYEGIPHLLTEVVTDMKDAANALRWSVNEMERRYKLMSALGVRNLAGYNEKIAQAVRMGRPIPDPYWKPGDSMDAQHPVLEKLPYIVVLVDEFADLMMTVGKKVEELIARLAQKARAAGIHLVLATQRPSVDVITGLIKANIPTRIAFTVSSKIDSRTILDQGGAESLLGMGDMLYSGPNSTSPVRVHGAFVRDEEVHAVVQDWKARGRPQYVDGITSDTESEGGGGGFDGGEELDPLFDQAVNFVTEKRKASISGVQRQFRIGYNRAARIIEQMEAQGIVSEQGHNGNREVLAPPPFD; via the coding sequence TTGAGCCAGGAATACACTGAAGACAAAGAAGTCACACTATCGAAGCTAAGCAGCGGACGTCGTCTCCTCGAGGCTTTGCTGATTGTTATTGCCCTTTTTGCCGTCTGGCTGATGGCAGCCTTACTCAGTTTCAACCCCTCAGATCCCAGCTGGTCACAAACTGCATGGCATGAGCCTATCCATAATTTAGGCGGTGTCCCCGGTGCCTGGCTTGCGGACACGCTGTTTTTCATTTTCGGTGTGATGGCCTACACCCTTCCCGTTATTATCATTGGCGGATGCTGGTTTGCGTGGCGTCATCGTCAGAACGATGATTACATCGACTATTTTGCCGTGTCGCTGCGCCTGATTGGCGCGCTGGCGCTGATCCTCACCTCGTGCGGGCTGGCGGCAATCAATGCGGATGATATCTGGTACTTCGCCTCTGGCGGGGTGATCGGCAGTTTACTCAGTTCTGCGCTGCAGCCGATGCTGCACAGCAGCGGCGGCACGCTGGCGCTGCTGTGTATCTGGGCGGCCGGGCTGACGCTGTTCACCGGCTGGTCCTGGGTGAGCATTGCCGAGAAGATCGGCAGTTTTATCCTCACCATTCTGACCTTCGCCAGCAACCGTACCCGCCGTGACGATACGTGGGTTGATGAAGACGAATACGAAGATGAAGAGGAAGATGACGCGCCTGTGCAGCGTCGCGAGTCTCGTCGTGCGCGTATTCTGCGCGGCGCGCTGGCCCGTCGTCAGCGTGTTGCTGAGAAATTTGCCAACCCGCTGGGTCGTAAAACCGATGCGGCGCTCTTCTCCGGTAAGCGCATGGATGAAGACGAGCAGGTGGCGTATCGCGCTGCAGGTGTCGCCGTCGATCCTGACGATGTGCTGTTCTCCGGCAGCCGGGCCACTCCGGGTGACTTCGACGAATACGATCCGCTGTTAAATGGCCATTCGGTTACCGAGCCGGTTGCGGCCGCCGCCGCCGCGACGACCGCTGCCCAGGCGTATGCCGCGCCTGTCGACGCCGTGATGCCATCCGCGCCGGTTTCGCCGCCGGAATCCGTTATTCAGCAGCCTCAGGTTGACTGGCAGACTGCGCCAGGCGTTCACACGCCGGAGCCTGTTATCGCGCCTGAACCTGAAAGCTACATTCCTGTGCAGCAGGAGCAGTGGCAGCAGCCTTATCAGCCGCCGCAGCCTGCGTATGAACCGCAAGATTACCCGCACTATGAACAGCCTGTGGCCCAACCTTATCAGGAGTATGTGCCTGAGCCGGTTGAACCTGTGCAGCCTTATGTAGAGCCGCAGCCTGAACCTGAAATCGTGGAAGAGGTAAAACCCTCTCGTCCACCGATGTACTATTTTGAAGAAGTTGAAGAGCGTCGCGCGCGTGAACGCGAGCAGCTGGCGGCCTGGTACCAGCCTGTGCCTGAACCGGTGCAGGAGCCGGTGACGAAAGCGCCTTCTGTTTCCGTTCCACCGATCGACCCGACGCCTGCAGTCGCACCCGTAGCGGAAAGCGTGAAGCAGGCTACCGCGGCCGCTGCCGTAGCTGCACCTGTATTTAGCCTGGCAACAGGGGGCACGCCACGTCCTCAGGTGAAGGAGGGGATTGGTCCGCAACTGCCTCGCCCTAACCGCGTTCGTGTACCCACCCGCCGTGAGCTTGCCTCTTATGGCATCAAGCTGCCTTCCCAGCGTATGGCCGTAGAGAAAGCGCGCGAGCCAGAGTATGAAGATGACGCCGATGAAATGCAGCAGGACGAGTTGGCCCGCCAGTTCGCTGCGCAGCAGAATCAACGCTACGGTGAAGAATATCAGCACGATGAACCGGTGCTGGAAGACGAAGAGGACGCGGCTGAAGCAGAACTGGCGCGCCAGTTTGCTGCCACTCAACAGCAGCGCTATTCCGGTGAGCAACCGGCTGGTGCAAATCCGTTCTCGCTGTCGGATTTTGAATTCTCGCCGATGAAGGATCTGGTGGATGATGGCCCGAGCGAGCCGTTATTTACCCCGAGCGTGATGCCGGAAGCGGAGCCTGTGCGCCAGCAGCCAGCACCACAGGCCTACGCGCAGCCGCACCAGCCTGTTCAGCAGCCGTATGCGCAGCAGCATCAACCTGTTCAGCAACCGCAGCAATCGCAGCAGCCACCGCAGTTCCAGCAGCCTGCGCCTCAGCCGCAGGAAAGTCTGATTCACCCGCTGCTGATGCGTAACGGTGACAGCCGTCCGCTGCAGCGTCCAAGCACGCCGCTGCCGTCTCTGGATCTGTTAACGCCGCCGCCGTCAGAAGTTGAGCCGGTCGATACCTTCGCGCTTGAGCAGATGGCGCGTCTGGTGGAAGCACGTCTGGCTGACTTCCGTATCAAGGCGGACGTGGTGAACTACTCGCCGGGTCCTGTGATTACCCGTTTTGAACTGAACCTGGCGCCCGGCGTTAAAGCCGCGCGTATTTCCAACCTGTCCCGCGACCTGGCGCGTTCTCTGTCGACCGTGGCGGTGCGTGTGGTGGAAGTAATACCGGGCAAACCGTACGTTGGCCTTGAGCTGCCGAACAAGAAACGTCAGACCGTCTACCTGCGTGAAGTGCTGGATAACACCAAATTCCGCGATAACCCATCTCCGCTGACCGTGGTGTTGGGTAAAGATATCGCGGGCGATCCGGTCGTGGCCGATCTCGCCAAAATGCCTCACCTGCTGGTAGCGGGTACCACCGGTTCCGGTAAGTCAGTCGGTGTGAACGCCATGATCCTCAGCATGCTCTATAAAGCGCAGCCGGAAGATGTGCGTTTCATCATGATCGACCCGAAAATGCTCGAACTGTCGGTCTACGAAGGCATCCCGCATCTGCTGACCGAAGTGGTCACCGACATGAAAGACGCCGCCAACGCCCTGCGCTGGAGCGTCAACGAGATGGAACGCCGCTACAAGCTGATGTCTGCGTTGGGCGTGCGTAACCTGGCCGGTTATAACGAGAAAATTGCCCAGGCTGTGCGCATGGGGCGTCCGATCCCGGATCCTTACTGGAAGCCGGGTGACAGCATGGATGCCCAGCATCCGGTGCTGGAAAAACTGCCTTATATCGTCGTGCTGGTCGATGAATTCGCTGACCTTATGATGACCGTCGGTAAGAAAGTAGAAGAGTTGATTGCCCGTCTGGCGCAGAAAGCGCGTGCGGCCGGTATTCACCTTGTGCTGGCGACCCAGCGTCCTTCCGTGGACGTTATCACCGGTCTTATCAAAGCGAACATTCCGACGCGTATCGCCTTTACCGTATCCAGTAAAATTGACTCCCGTACCATTCTTGACCAGGGCGGCGCAGAGTCGCTGCTGGGTATGGGTGACATGCTCTATTCAGGCCCGAACTCCACCTCTCCGGTGCGCGTCCACGGTGCGTTTGTACGCGATGAGGAAGTTCACGCCGTCGTGCAGGACTGGAAAGCGCGCGGTCGTCCGCAATACGTTGACGGTATTACCAGCGACACGGAAAGCGAAGGCGGCGGCGGTGGCTTCGACGGCGGCGAAGAGCTGGATCCGTTATTCGATCAGGCGGTTAACTTCGTTACCGAAAAACGCAAAGCGTCCATCTCAGGCGTGCAGCGTCAGTTCCGCATCGGCTATAACCGCGCGGCGCGCATCATCGAGCAGATGGAAGCGCAGGGCATTGTGAGCGAACAGGGGCATAACGGTAACCGCGAGGTGCTGGCACCGCCGCCGTTTGATTAA
- the trxB gene encoding thioredoxin-disulfide reductase, giving the protein MGTAKHSKLLILGSGPAGYTAAVYAARANLHPVLITGMEKGGQLTTTTEVENWPGDPNDLTGPLLMERMHEHAAKFETEILFDHINKVDLQNRPFRLTGDSGEYTCDALIVATGASARYLGLPSEEAFKGRGVSACATCDGFFYRNQKVAVIGGGNTAVEEALYLANIASEVHLIHRRETFRAEKILIKRLMDKVASGNIVLHTNRTLEEVTGDQMGVAGLRIRDTQNTDNVETLEVAGLFVAIGHSPNTAIFDGQLELENGYIKVQSGIHGNATQTSIPGVFAAGDVMDHIYRQAITSAGTGCMAALDAERYLDGLAEQGK; this is encoded by the coding sequence ATGGGCACGGCCAAACACAGTAAGCTGCTAATCCTTGGTTCTGGACCTGCGGGATATACCGCAGCGGTCTATGCTGCACGCGCTAACCTGCACCCGGTACTCATCACCGGAATGGAAAAAGGCGGTCAGCTGACCACCACCACCGAAGTGGAAAACTGGCCAGGGGACCCGAACGACCTGACCGGGCCGCTGCTGATGGAACGTATGCACGAGCATGCCGCCAAATTCGAAACCGAAATTCTGTTCGACCACATCAATAAGGTCGATCTGCAGAACCGTCCGTTCCGCCTGACGGGCGACAGCGGCGAATACACCTGTGACGCGCTGATCGTTGCCACCGGCGCCTCTGCCCGTTATCTCGGTCTGCCATCCGAAGAAGCGTTCAAAGGTCGCGGCGTCTCTGCCTGCGCAACCTGTGACGGTTTCTTCTACCGCAATCAGAAAGTCGCGGTCATCGGCGGCGGCAACACCGCAGTAGAAGAAGCGCTCTACCTGGCGAACATTGCCTCTGAAGTGCACCTGATCCACCGTCGCGAAACTTTCCGCGCGGAGAAGATTCTGATCAAACGCCTGATGGATAAAGTGGCCAGCGGCAACATCGTGCTGCATACCAACCGTACCCTGGAAGAGGTGACGGGCGACCAGATGGGCGTTGCCGGTCTGCGTATCCGTGATACCCAGAACACCGACAACGTCGAAACGCTTGAAGTGGCGGGTCTGTTTGTGGCGATCGGTCACAGCCCGAACACCGCGATCTTCGACGGTCAGCTGGAGCTGGAAAATGGCTACATCAAAGTGCAGTCCGGCATTCACGGTAACGCTACCCAGACCAGCATCCCGGGCGTGTTCGCGGCCGGCGACGTGATGGACCATATTTATCGTCAGGCGATTACCTCTGCTGGCACCGGCTGTATGGCCGCGCTGGACGCTGAGCGCTACCTCGATGGACTGGCTGAACAAGGTAAATAA